AATTGAAGAATCAACCTCTGACTACGATAAAGAAAAACTTCAAGAACGCGTGGCTAAATTAGCTGGCGGTGTGGCAGTAATCAAAGTAGGCGCAGCAACTGAAGTTGAAATGAAAGAGAAAAAAGACCGTGTGGATGATGCATTACATGCAACTCGTGCCGCGGTTGAAGAAGGTATCGTTGCAGGTGGTGGCGTTGCATTAGTTCGCGCAGCAGCGAAAGTTGCAGCAAGCCTAAAAGGTGACAACGAAGAACAAAATGTGGGTATCAAACTTGCATTACGCGCGATGGAAGCACCTTTACGTCAAATCGTAACTAACGCGGGTGAAGAAGCATCTGTTGTGGCAAGTGCGGTTAAAAATGGCGAAGGAAACTTTGGTTATAACGCAGGTACAGAACAATACGGCGATATGATCGAAATGGGTATCTTAGATCCAACTAAAGTAACTCGTTCTGCGTTACAATTTGCAGCGTCTGTAGCAGGCTTAATGATTACCACTGAATGTATGGTAACCGAGCTTCCAAAAGATGAAAAAGCTGACCTAGGCGCAGGCATGGGCGGTATGGGTGGAATGGGCGGAATGATGTAATTCGCCCATCATCAGGTAAAAAGTGCGGTCGTTTTTCCACAAGGAAAAGCGATCGCTTTTTTATTTACAAAGGTTTACACTAATTTCAAATTTACTCAGGACATCTATTATGCTCATTTCTCATTCTGACCTTAACCAACAACTTAAATCTGCTGGAATCGGCTTTAATGCAACAGAACTACACGGTTTTTTAAGTGGTTTACTTTGTGGTGGCTTAAAAGATCAAAGTTGGCTACCGCTCTTATATCAATTCAGCAATGATAATCACGCTTACCCAACAGCATTAGTTCAACCCGTTACAGAACTTTATGAACAAATTAGTCAAACCTTATCAAATGTTGAAGGATTTACCTTTGAACTTGGTTTAACCGAAGATGAAAATGTCTTTGCGCAAGCGGATAGCTTATCTGACTGGGCAAACCAATTCTTACTTGGTCTTGGCTTAGCACAACCTGAATTAGCAAAAGAAAAAGGCGAAATTGGCGAAGCCGTAGATGATTTACAAGATATTTGCCAACTTGGTTATGATGAAGACGATAACGAAGAAGAGCTTGCGGAAGCACTAGAAGAAATCGTTGAGTATGTTCGCACCATTGCTATGTTGTTCTATTCTCATTTCAACGAAGGAGAAATAGAGAGCAAACCTGTATTACATTAAGGAGATCTCGAATGGAATTGGCTTATATGGCTGAATTGCCTAAAGAAGAATTTGAGGAACGCCGCACACGAGTATTCGCTCAAATGCAACCTAATTCGGCATTATTGCTTTTTTCTGAAATCGAAAAACGCCGTAATAATGATTGTACCTATCCTTTCCGTCAAGATAGCTATTTTTGGTATTTAACGGGCTTTAATGAACCGAATGCAGCACTGTTATTACTGAAAACAGAACAAGCAGAAAAAGCCATTATTTTTCTTCGTCCACGCGATCCGTTACTTGAAACGTGGAATGGTCGCCGATTAGGTGTTGAGCTTGCACCACAGCAACTTAATGTAAATGAAGCCTATTCTATTGAAGAATTCGCTACCGTACTGCCCCAAATACTAAAAAATTTGACCGCACTTTACCATGTGCCAGAAATTCATACTTGGGGTGATAAATTAGTGACAGAAAGTGCGGTGAGTTTTAGCGATATTTTAGATTGGCGACCAATGCTCAGCGAAATGCGCCTTATAAAATCGCCTAATGAAATCCGATTAATGCAACAAGCGGGACAAATTACGGCACTTGGGCATATTAAAGCGATGCAAACGACACATCCAAATCGCTTTGAATATGAAATTGAAAGCGATATTTTGCATGAATTTAATCGCCATTGTGCCAGATTTCCTTCTTACAATTCCATTGTTGCAGGGGGAAGTAACGCCTGTATTTTGCACTACACAGAAAATGATCGTCCATTAAATGATGGGGATTTAGTGTTAATCGATGCTGGCTGTGAATTTGCCATGTATGCGGGTGATATTACCCGCACTTTTCCTGTAAATGGAAAATTTAGCCAGCCTCAACGTGAAATTTATGAGTTAGTTTTAAAAGCACAAAAACGTGCGATTGAGTTACTTATACCTGGCAATTCCATTAAGCAAGCCAATGACGAAGTCATTCGTATTAAAACCCAAGGATTAGTGGATTTAGGCATCTTACAAGGTGATGTCGATACACTCATTGAACAACAAGTTTATCGCCAATTTTATATGCATGGATTAGGACACTGGCTAGGTTTAGATGTGCATGATGTGGGTAGCTATGGTCAGGATAAACAGCGTATACTCGAAATCGGCATGGTGATTACCGTTGAGCCTGGTATTTATATTTCAGAAGATGCTGATGTTCCAGAGCAATACAAAGGGATTGGCGTGCGCATTGAAGACAATTTGCTTATGACTGAATATGGTAATAAAATCCTAACCGCAGCGGCCCCTAAAGAAATTGCAGACATTGAAAATTTAATGAATTTTTCATAAAAATGTTTAAATTGTGATCTAGTACACAGTTTTTTATTGCTCAAAATGTTAGCATTAGAACCAGTTAAAAGCCGAACCAATCAGTTAAGGAGTCGATTATGTACAAACACGTTTTAGTGGCAGTAGATCTTTCTGAAGAGAGTCCAGTTTTACTTAAAAAAGCGGTTGGGGTTGCAAAACGCCATGAAGCAAAACTTTCTATCATCCACGTTGATGTAAACTTCTCGGATCTTTACACTGGATTGATTGATGTGAATATGTCTTCAATGCAAGACAGAATTTCCACGGAAACACAAAAAGCCTTGTTAGATTTAGCTGAAAGTGCGGATTATCCAATTTCAGAAAAATTGAGTGGCAGTGGTGATTTAGGGCAAGTTCTAAGTGATGCTATCGAACAATATGATGTAGATTTATTAGTGACGGGACATCACCAAGATTTTTGGAGTAAGTTAATGTCTTCAACACGTCAAGTGATGAATACGATTAAAATTGATATGTTGGTTGTTCCGCTTAGAGATGAATAATTAACAAGAAATTGTTTTTTGAATAATCTGAAATAACTTAAATTTTAACCGCACTTCTCAAATAGCGTCGTGAAGTGCGGTTTTATTTTGGGGTTTTGGCAAAAAGCCTTTTTATAAATTTCAAAAATATGCAAAAATAGTACGGTTTAGTTTTTATTTTTATTATGGGTAACAAGGATTCTTTTTAATGAAAAAAACGGCAGAAATAAGACAATCATTCCTTGATTTTTTCCATAGCAAAGGCCACCAAGTAGTTGAGAGTAGCTCACTTGTGCCGGAAAATGATCCGACTTTGCTTTTCACAAATGCTGGGATGAACCAATTTAAGGATGTATTCCTTGGAATGGATAAACGCCCTTATTCTAGAGCCACCACCGCGCAACGTTGCGTACGTGCTGGTGGTAAACATAACGACTTAGAAAATGTGGGTTATACCGCGCGTCATCATACTTTCTTTGAAATGCTCGGTAACTTTAGTTTTGGTGATTACTTTAAACACGATGCTATTAATTTTGCTTGGGAATATTTAACCTCCCCACAATGGCTTGGTTTACCTAAAGAAAAACTATGGGTAACCGTGTATGAAACCGATGATGAAGCCTACAACATCTGGAATAAAGAAGTCGGTGTGCCTGCTGAACGTATTATTCGCATTGGCGACAATAAAGGTGCACCTTATGCATCAGACAACTTCTGGGCGATGGGCGATACGGGTCCTTGCGGTCCTTGTACTGAAATTTTCTACGATCACGGTGATCATATTTGGGGCGGACCTCCAGGCTCACCAGAAGAAGATGGCGACCGTTATATCGAAATCTGGAACGTTGTGTTCATGCAATTCAACCGTTTAGCCGATGGCACAATGGAAAAATTACCGCGTCCATCTGTTGACACAGGTATGGGCTTAGAGCGTATTTCTGCTGTATTGCAACATGTGAACTCAAACTACGAGATTGATATTTTCAAAACATTAATCGCAAAAACGGCTGAAGTTGTAGGTACGAAAGATTTAAGTAATAAATCATTACGTGTTATTGCTGACCATATTCGTTCTTGTGCATATTTAATCGCAGATGGCGTTATTCCATCAAACGAAGGCCGTGGTTATGTCTTACGTCGTATTATTCGCCGCGCAGTTCGTCACGGTCACTTATTAGGTGCCAAAGAAGCCTTTTTCTATAAACTCGTGCCAACTCTAATTGAAGTGATGGCTGAAGCTGGAAAAGACGTAAAAGAAAAACAAGTAAATGTTGAAAAACTATTACGTTTGGAAGAAGAACAATTTGCTCGTACTCTAGAGCGTGGCTTGAGCTTATTAGATGAAGCCCTTGCTCAAGTAAAAGATGGTGTTCTTTCAGGTGAAGTTGCATTCAAACTGTATGACACCTATGGTTTCCCATTAGATTTAACGGCTGATGTATGTCGTGAGCGCAATATCACTATTGATGAACAAGCGTTTGACCGTGAAATGGAAGCACAACGTACTCGTGCTCAAGCCGCGAGTCAGTTTGGTGTGGACTACAACAGCGTTATTCGTGTAGATGGCGAAACTAAGTTTGAAGGCTATACTGAAGTCGAATCTCAAGCAAAAATCACCGCACTTTTCTATGATGGTAAATCAGTAGAAAGTATTAAAGCAGGTCAAAGTGCAGTTGTTATTTTAGAAAATACGCCGTTTTATGCAGAATCAGGTGGTCAGATTGGCGATAGCGGATATTTAAGCGCACAAGGCGTGACCTTTAATGTTAAAGATACCCAAAAATATGGGCAAGTATTTGGACACATTGGAGAATTAACGCAAGGAAGCTTGAAAGTTGGGCAAACTGTGAATGCTATTGTGGATGCGGAACGTCGCCATAACACATCGCTCAATCACTCAGCAACACACTTATTACACGCAGCCTTACGTCAAGTTTTAGGTCAACATGTTGTGCAAAAAGGCTCACTTGTTTCAGATAAAGCCTTGCGTTTTGACTTTGCACAACCTGAATCAATTACAAAAGAACAATTAACTCAAATTGAAACATTAGTAAACCAAAAAATCCGTGCTAACTTCCCTGTTCAAACGGATATTATGGACATTGATTCAGCAAAAGCTAAAGGGGCAATGGCGCTCTTTGGCGAGAAATATGGTGATAACGTTCGCGTATTAACCATGGGCGATTTCTCAATTGAGCTTTGTGGAGGTATTCACGCAAAACGCACTGGGGATATCGGTCTATTTAAAATTATTACTGAAAGCGCAGTGGCGGCAGGCGTTCGTCGTATTGAAGCTGTAACTGGTGAAAATGCAATTGAGTGGTTACATAATCAACAACGTATTCTGACCCAAAGCGCAGACTTATTCAAATCAGACGTAAATACCTTAGTAGAAAAAATCCAACAACTTCAAGACAAAGCGAAGAAAGTGGAAAAAGAATTGCAAGGTCTAAAAGAGAAAGCCGCAATGCAGGCTGGTTCTGATTTTGTAAAAAGTGCGGTGAAAATCAATGGTGTTTCTGTTATCGCACAACAATTAGACGGCATAGAAACAAAATCATTACGTGTGATGGTCGAT
This portion of the Haemophilus haemolyticus genome encodes:
- a CDS encoding YecA family protein, translated to MLISHSDLNQQLKSAGIGFNATELHGFLSGLLCGGLKDQSWLPLLYQFSNDNHAYPTALVQPVTELYEQISQTLSNVEGFTFELGLTEDENVFAQADSLSDWANQFLLGLGLAQPELAKEKGEIGEAVDDLQDICQLGYDEDDNEEELAEALEEIVEYVRTIAMLFYSHFNEGEIESKPVLH
- the pepP gene encoding Xaa-Pro aminopeptidase, with the protein product MELAYMAELPKEEFEERRTRVFAQMQPNSALLLFSEIEKRRNNDCTYPFRQDSYFWYLTGFNEPNAALLLLKTEQAEKAIIFLRPRDPLLETWNGRRLGVELAPQQLNVNEAYSIEEFATVLPQILKNLTALYHVPEIHTWGDKLVTESAVSFSDILDWRPMLSEMRLIKSPNEIRLMQQAGQITALGHIKAMQTTHPNRFEYEIESDILHEFNRHCARFPSYNSIVAGGSNACILHYTENDRPLNDGDLVLIDAGCEFAMYAGDITRTFPVNGKFSQPQREIYELVLKAQKRAIELLIPGNSIKQANDEVIRIKTQGLVDLGILQGDVDTLIEQQVYRQFYMHGLGHWLGLDVHDVGSYGQDKQRILEIGMVITVEPGIYISEDADVPEQYKGIGVRIEDNLLMTEYGNKILTAAAPKEIADIENLMNFS
- the uspA gene encoding universal stress protein UspA, with translation MYKHVLVAVDLSEESPVLLKKAVGVAKRHEAKLSIIHVDVNFSDLYTGLIDVNMSSMQDRISTETQKALLDLAESADYPISEKLSGSGDLGQVLSDAIEQYDVDLLVTGHHQDFWSKLMSSTRQVMNTIKIDMLVVPLRDE
- the alaS gene encoding alanine--tRNA ligase, whose product is MKKTAEIRQSFLDFFHSKGHQVVESSSLVPENDPTLLFTNAGMNQFKDVFLGMDKRPYSRATTAQRCVRAGGKHNDLENVGYTARHHTFFEMLGNFSFGDYFKHDAINFAWEYLTSPQWLGLPKEKLWVTVYETDDEAYNIWNKEVGVPAERIIRIGDNKGAPYASDNFWAMGDTGPCGPCTEIFYDHGDHIWGGPPGSPEEDGDRYIEIWNVVFMQFNRLADGTMEKLPRPSVDTGMGLERISAVLQHVNSNYEIDIFKTLIAKTAEVVGTKDLSNKSLRVIADHIRSCAYLIADGVIPSNEGRGYVLRRIIRRAVRHGHLLGAKEAFFYKLVPTLIEVMAEAGKDVKEKQVNVEKLLRLEEEQFARTLERGLSLLDEALAQVKDGVLSGEVAFKLYDTYGFPLDLTADVCRERNITIDEQAFDREMEAQRTRAQAASQFGVDYNSVIRVDGETKFEGYTEVESQAKITALFYDGKSVESIKAGQSAVVILENTPFYAESGGQIGDSGYLSAQGVTFNVKDTQKYGQVFGHIGELTQGSLKVGQTVNAIVDAERRHNTSLNHSATHLLHAALRQVLGQHVVQKGSLVSDKALRFDFAQPESITKEQLTQIETLVNQKIRANFPVQTDIMDIDSAKAKGAMALFGEKYGDNVRVLTMGDFSIELCGGIHAKRTGDIGLFKIITESAVAAGVRRIEAVTGENAIEWLHNQQRILTQSADLFKSDVNTLVEKIQQLQDKAKKVEKELQGLKEKAAMQAGSDFVKSAVKINGVSVIAQQLDGIETKSLRVMVDDLKNQLGSGVIAFASILDEKVNLVVGVTNDLTTKVKAGELVNLMAQQVGGKGGGRPDMAMAGGSQPENVAQAVKAAQDWLNKNL